In Crassostrea angulata isolate pt1a10 chromosome 6, ASM2561291v2, whole genome shotgun sequence, a genomic segment contains:
- the LOC128186839 gene encoding NFATC2-interacting protein-like: MEEVAQVSPLKKVPSKCKRGLAARLAAKKEKASEENDSSEISEESAVYSTQVARMLCKRGLPDANQLQLLSDDSDENDEIIPSKKCKAKKNSEKGMSPKISILLSDDEDENISENISCTSTEKNFSPADDQKSPSPPPPPDPPLDVPVHPKRPRMSKAIKQLSDAKSYLQRELSMLNTSCTDVDDVICLDDSLDEKSIFFFVQCNAELQKHRLGKWDPFKKLFDTIAEQQKISFGDIMLSLNDVTIRPSDTPHSVNLKSADTIVMYKNSGKVFGDEDSSDLSGIQLVVQSRNSKKKLEFHIDPMAPLQLLINKYSIQTKTDPSHYRLQFDGEDVLPQDTPADLELEDGFCLDIIETT, translated from the exons ATGGAAGAG GTTGCCCAGGTTTCCCCTCTCAAGAAAGTTCCATCCAAATGTAAACGTGGACTAGCAGCAAGACTTGCagccaaaaaagaaaaagcgaGTGAAGAGAATGATTCGTCAGAGATCAGCGAGGAGTCGGCTGTTTATTCGACACAGGTGGCACGAATGCTTTGCAAACGAGGACTTCCTGATGCGAATCAGCTTCAGTTGTTAA GTGATGACAGCgatgaaaatgatgaaattattcCTAGCAAGAAATGTAAAGCCaagaaaaattcagaaaaaggGATGAGCCCAAAAATCAGCATTCTTCTGTCTGATGATGAAGACGAGAATATATCAGAGAATATATCATG CacatcaacagaaaaaaatttctCCCCTGCTGACGATCAGAAGTCACCTTCCCCACCACCTCCCCCGGATCCCCCCCTAGACGTCCCTGTCCACCCCAAACGACCGCGCATGTCAAAGGCCATAAA ACAGCTGTCGGATGCTAAATCTTACCTCCAGAGGGAGCTGTCCATGCTAAACACTTCCTGTACAGATGTGGATGATGTGATATGTCTGgatgactccctggatgaaaaatccatatttttctttgtgCAATGTAATGCTGAGTTACAAAAACATAGGCTGGGGAAG TGGGACCCCTTTAAGAAGTTGTTCGACACCATTGCTGAACAACAGAAAATATCTTTTGGGGATATCATGTTATCACTGAATGACGTGACTATTCGGCCCTCAGACACACCACATTCCGTCAACCTCAAGTCTGCAGACACAATAG TGATGTACAAAAACTCGGGAAAAGTCTTTGGTGATGAGGATAGCTCAGATTTATCAGGGATTCAGCTGGTTGTTCAAAGTCGAAATTCTAAGAAGAAACTTGAGTTTCATATAGATCCG ATGGCTCCTCTTCAGTTGCTTATCAACAAATACAGCATACAGACAAAGACCGACCCCTCCCACTACCGCCTGCAGTTCGATGGGGAAGATGTCTTACCACAGGATACCCCTGCAGATTTGGAGCTCGAAGATGGCTTTTGTCTGGACATTATAGAAACCACCTAA
- the LOC128186838 gene encoding SWI/SNF-related matrix-associated actin-dependent regulator of chromatin subfamily B member 1-A-like encodes MAMFGTKTFGEKPKPFQIEEDGEFYYIGSEVGNYLRMFRGSLYKKYPSMWRRLLTVEERKRISELNTGAPSLATNITLLKASEVDAIFEGNDDMFKTVSINSDSSYQISRDYKSKRNNWVPTVPSSSHHLDAVPCATPINRNRLGKKQVRTFPMCFDDTDPAGIHDNANQQEQLVPIRLDMEYEGQKLRDCFTWNKNESLITPEQFAEILCDDLDLNPINFIPAISQAIRQQIEAYPQENLLEEQKDQRVILKLNIHVGNISLVDQFEWDMSESDNSPEDFAQTLCAELGLGGEFVTCIAYSIRGQLSWHQRTYAFSDQPLPIVEVAIRNQNEADAWCPFLETLTDAEMEKKIRDQDRNTRRMRRLANTAPSW; translated from the exons GTTGGAAATTATTTGCGAATGTTCAGGGGATCTCTCTACAAGAAGTACCCGTCTATGTGGAGGAGGCTGCTTACCGTGGAGGAGAGGAAAAGAATATCAGAACTCA ACACAGGAGCGCCATCCCTAGCTACCAACATCACGCTGTTGAAGGCCAGTGAAGTGGACGCCATCTTTGAGGGGAATGATGACATGTTTAAAACAGTATCCATCAACAGTGATTCTTCTTACCAAAT TAGCCGTGATTACAAATCCAAGCGTAACAACTGGGTTCCCACAGTTCCTAGCAGCTCACACCATCTAGACGCAGTTCCCTGTGCTACCCCAATCAACAGAAACAGATTAGGAAAGAAGCAAGTCAGAACCTTTCCCATGTG TTTTGATGACACTGATCCAGCTGGTATCCATGACAACGCTAATCAACAGGAACAGCTTGTTCCCATCCGTCTGGATATGGAGTATGAGGGTCAGAAGCTTCGAGACTGCTTCACCTGGAACAAGAATG AGAGCCTCATCACTCCTGAGCAGTTTGCAGAGATTCTGTGTGATGATTTAGATCTGAACCCCATTAACTTCATACCAGCCATATCTCAGGCCATTCGACAACAGATTGAGGCATACCCTCAGGAAAACTTGTTGGAGGAGCAAAAGGACCAGAGGGTCATTTTGAAG TTGAATATTCATGTCGGTAATATATCCTTGGTAGACCAGTTTGAATGGGACATGTCTGAATCAGATAACTCACCCGAGGACTTTGCTCAGACCCTGTGTGCAGAGCTTG GTCTGGGTGGAGAGTTTGTCACATGTATAGCATACAGCATAAGAGGGCAGCTGAGCTGGCATCAAAGAACCTACGCATTCAG TGATCAGCCATTGCCGATTGTTGAGGTTGCCATTAGGAATCAGAATGAAGCAGATGCATGGTGTCCATTCTTAGAAACCCTCACAGATGCAGAAATGGAGAAAAAGATCCGCGACCAAGACAGAAACACAAG GAGAATGAGGCGTTTGGCCAACACAGCGCCATCATGGTAG